A window of the Hordeum vulgare subsp. vulgare chromosome 5H, MorexV3_pseudomolecules_assembly, whole genome shotgun sequence genome harbors these coding sequences:
- the LOC123396565 gene encoding probable isoprenylcysteine alpha-carbonyl methylesterase ICMEL1, translating into MASGREDPKEKEKGHKAREAVVGADQGEAVRVDVHQDVLAILCISFNHGSRIYLVGQSAGAHIAACALINQAIRECGEDTSTWSVAQLKAYFGISGGYNLLNLVDHFHRRGLYRSVFLSIMEGEESLRKFSPEVVVKDVAVRSAVSLLPQIILFHGTSDCSMPSAESEAFLAALQQRGAKADLFLYEGKTHTDLFLQSADVL; encoded by the exons atggcGTCAGGAAGAGAGGAcccaaaggagaaggagaaggggcacAAGGCGAGGGAGGCGGTCGTGGGCGCGGATCAGGGCGAGGCGGTCCGGGTCGACGTCCACCAAGACGTCCTTGCC ATACTCTGCATCTCCTTCAACCATGGTTCCAG GATTTATCTTGTTGGACAATCTGCTGGTGCACATATTGCTGCTTGTGCTCTCATAAATCAGGCTATCAGAGAATGTGgtgaagatacttccacttgGAGTGTTGCACAGCTAAAAGCATACTTTGGTATTTCTGGCGG TTATAATCTTCTTAACTTGGTTGATCATTTCCATAGGCGTGGTCTTTACCGGTCCGTCTTCCTCAG CATTATGGAAGGCGAGGAATCATTGAGGAAATTTTCTCCAGAAGTCGTGGTTAAGGACGTAGCAGTTAGATCCGCAGTCTCTTTGTTGCCACAAATCATCCTTTTTCATGGGACAAGTGACTGTTCAATGCCCTCTGCTGAAAG TGAAGCATTCCTTGCTGCTTTACAACAGCGTGGTGCTAAAGCGGATCTATTCTTATACGAAGGAAAGACACATACTGATTTATTTCTTCAG AGTGCAGACGTACTTTGA